The DNA region GAAGTATAATCAGGAAACtacattaatttctttatttccagtttAAATCCATTCTGAGATTCAATCTTCTCTATTTCTTGGATCACAATTAAGACATTACCTTTGACTCATGTGTTTTGGTTATGCTTTATCACAGAAGTGTCTCAATTTAATTAAAGTATCAACAGTAATTAAGATTTTAATATCTCTTTAAAGTTCAGCCTCCTTCTACCTTTTATCTCAGGCCTAatgttactttatttatttgtttgtttagttatttatttttagttagttAATtccggtcttggagcttgaactctgggcctaggcatttTGGgaggttttttgttctttttttttttctgctcaggactagtgctctactacttgagccgcagctccagttctggcctatagtgattggagataagagtctcataacccttcctcctccaggctatttttgaaccacaatccttagttctcagcctcctgagtagttaggattacaggctctaATATTCCATTAAAATTCCTTCTACCTCTGATCTCAGGCTGAGTAGCTAAAGGGAAAAGGGACCACTCTCTTTTTACTTTCTCTATAGAGTGCTTCCGTTCTTCCTCTGCCATTTTGCTTATGAAGGTTACTGATCCCTCTGGAATTATACAAGGGCAAGGGATAGGtgaaaggagaaataagaataAGTTCTTCCTTGATTAATACTGTTATGAGCCAATATCAACATTGCACCTAGGTGACATCTAAAAACAATTCGTTCCCCTTATGGAGTGCTTGTGATGGCTTTCTGACACATTCCTGTCCTTCATATTTCCCAAGCAGAGTGGAAAGCTGGTGTGCTGTGTCTCCTGAGGTCTATTTTTAAGTGGCTCCTCTCCTAGCTGTAGCCTTACAGTGAACATAAGCCCTACTTCCAAGCCCTTCCACTGGCAAGGCCTCAGCCAGAATTCCTACAGCTGTCTCTCAACTGCTCACCTAGTGGCCAACCCTTTCTTCtgcttctctggcttcttttagaTGTGGTGATTGCTGGTCAGCTAAAGGTCACAAAACAAGTTTGTAACTACCTccttcccaggaccagcatggtGGTCTCACACCTCACATTGGAATGCATTGTTTATTGCCTTGGGGCCTCAGCCAAAACTGAGGCGGCGGCGGAACCTagcccattaaaaaaaacaaccttgttTCTTAAGGTTGGCTTGCATTAGGGAAATCCATTAATTGAATTCAATACAgcaaacaaaggggaaaaatgcaTTATTACTAAATAGAATTAATCATTCtataaaatttataacttaaattTCTGATATCTTACCAGTAGAAAAGAAATGCTTTTTCTGTAGATACAATAGCCTTTATTTGGATCCTATTTTAGTAagccatttatttcattttgaaaagacaaaaggACCAAAAATGTTATGATACAAAGGAATTCATGTTGAGGTTTTAAGGTATGATGACATATATTATTAAACCATTAAAAGAGTCCTCATCCTTTAGACATATATACTGAAATAGATACTTATAAGTGAATGTATGTGATATCTAGGATGAGCTTCAAAATAATTCAATGGGAAAGCAGGATTTTTATCACTTAAATAAGCAGACATTTGTCTTGGTTAGGTATAGAGCATATAAACACACCAGAGCACCCCAGATGGTCATGTCAAGTGCTCATAAAAGTTCTTAATCTCATTAGGAGATTCTATGAAAAActtccataagaaaaaaaatctcttggcaATTTTCATACATTCAATGAATTGTTACTAACTCATCACCAAGTGATAGGATAGAGAACTTGAATGTGTTTCTTCCCATCTCACTTAATTTTCATATCCTTTGATCCACATCTCCCTAGTCCATCACTCCCTCCCCAGTCCTCTCAACTGCCATTCTTTTATTCCCTGCTTCTAATAGTTTGACTTTTTGAATTCCACATGTGATAGTACGTAGTATTTGCTTTTTCATGCTTAGCTTATTTTACCTAGTTTAATGTGCTTCAGGTACATTCTTATttgcaaatgacagaattttcTACTTCTTAAGAAGAATATATTACATCATTTAACATACATCCcatttgtatacatttatctgtTGAGGATTACTTGGGTTGatgccatatcttggctattgttaaAATGTTACAATGAACTTAGGAGTGGTTTTGATATTATTTTGACATACTGACTGCATTTTCctcaaatatatgtgtatacatatatatatcaaaacattatagaaaattttaaaaatcataagtgGGGTTTTAACTGAAAgactgcttttttggggggggtggtactgggatttaaactcagggacctcatgcttgctaacttttcttgctcaaggttggcactctagcacttgaacaacGCCTCCAACCCAGTTTTCTGCTGATTACTTTGGAGAGGGAATCTTATTgaatttctgcctgagctgaattCAAATTGCAAtcatccaggtctcagcctcctgaggagctagtattacaagagtgagccacccatgcctggctaagAATCATtccttttataattatttttcaagcaaaaattcaaaccccacaatggtCAACTTGCTAACTCTACAATTTCtgttttataattataaacaCCCATGATGCTTATATTCATTTTGGTtagatacaaaataaaaaatttagtgatatttttaaatttttaaaggatATGACCAAGTATGCTCATAGTACATTTGCATTTATATATCTGTGGAAAAAAATTGTTTGTCAATCAGGTTCAGGAGGTGACACATCTGGGAGTCAATGTTCTGTGAGAAGCACTGAGATTCTGTCATATTTAACTTAGTCCTGTGAACGAAGagtaacatatatgtgtatatacatataacttaTATACGAGCACACATTCATAAAATGGATTTCTAAATTATTCCACCAGTCTGCATTTGCTGCCACTTCAATTATTTTGTCATCTGCTAACACTCTTAGCAACCAATGTGAGAAAATTTTATGGATGGAATTATAAGATTGAAAAATTCTCATGTATTAGCCTAATATTTTCCCTCTGTGAACTGAGAAGAGAACATCAATTTTGGAGTTCTGTTGAAAATTCTCAGCTGCTCTCATGAAAAAAATTTTGCTTGGTTTGCAAAGCCAATAGATGATTAAAGAGGAAGACCTAGAGGCTTTATCTAgcagaatgaaaacatttttaaatgttcttatcAGTTAAATCAATGTCAATTTTCTCTCAATAAGGTTTATGGTCTTTTGATGAGAAGTTGTTTGTTAAATATCCTTTAATTTAAAGACAGAAGTGCTTTTTGGAAATCCAAATCATGAACTGTTTGTAGTATTTGTAACTCCCAAACTGAGTTTAAGATGGTCAGTCCACAGGACCCAATCAAGTAGGAATCAGAGAAGTGAGCCATTAAAAAGGAAATGCCCAGGCATTctaaatttttgtgtgtataaaccttaattaatttataaatacctTTGAAAATGCAGCCTTACTGGTTTTCAAATGTTCCCATTAGGACTTAAGAAGATTAGCACAAGATTCAAAGAACCCAGACATTTCCATCCATCTTTTGTCTTCAGGCTCTTCTGACCTTattaagacaaaaacaaaggtgaacaaatacagcagtgatactcactagacactatgttaaaatgaagtatataacttgtgggtagggatggaagggaaaacctgggagagagccagggaaggagtgacgttgtccaaaaagaaatgtattctttacatgACTTATAAAATGGCAGTCTTTCTGTATGTCACCCGCataaacacaattttaaaaagacaaaaatcaaacagCACTCTTTCTGAAGGTGGTTCAGGAAGTTATTGAATAATTTATTCAGCAATATTCATTAGATGCCTACTTCGATGTATTATGCTTCTGGACACTGGAAATatagaaatgaacaaaataaatttgATAATTGGATGTGTACTCTAACAGGtgttattaaaagaaaattcttgagAACAGAATTATAATTGATACCATTTAAGACAGAGAAGGCCTCAACAGGAGATGACACTGGAGCAGAGACTCAAATAAAGAGAGCCCTGTCAAAATAGTAAAAGAAGATAGTACTTGACTGAGGACAGAATGCCAAGTACAGAGTCTCCAAAGTGAGAATGTGTGTGTTGTACTGGAAGAAGAGCAAGAAGCAGCATGTGGTTGAACCCTGTAAAGAATAGAGAGCTAGTGGCCAAAATAAGGTCAGACAAAAAGCCAGTGTCCATACAGTGGAAAGCATTATAGGCCACAATAAAAGACTATAGATTTTATTCTAACTGTGATGGGATATTGCTAGATGATTTTGAAAATAGGAATAACATGCAGTATTAAAGGATCCATCGTAGAAATAATGAACTATAGTAGAGTAAGAATTAAAAAGCACAAAGAGGGTAGGAAGCTATTGTGGCAATTTAAGTGAGAAATCATGGACACCGGTGCTGACTATACTGGTAGAAGGGGTGATATAAGTGAGGATAATGCATGAGATATGCCAACGGATTAGAATAGAAATAACCCAAACTTTTATTACTTCAGCAAATGTATGAAAAGAGTGCTGCCATTTATTGAAATAGGAAACACTGGAGAGAACAAGTTTTCAAGAGATGAGAAATTAGAGTTCACTTTGGACGTTAATTTTGCGATCTCTGTTCAAAATTATATCAGGTAATAGATATAAGAGTGGAGAGAAAGAAATTAGAGAAAGAGCTGGAACATTTGAAGAATGCTTGGTAATAGATTATATTGAAAGAAACGAAATCATCTAAGAAGAGGTGGGTAGATAAAGAGTAGATGGCTGAGAATTGACATGGGTACATTACAATGTATGGAAATATGGAATAAAGAAAGATGGAGACACCAAAGGGTCATCCAGCAAGGGAAAGAAAACCACTCCTGGAAACCAAGTGAAGAAAGAATTTCATGCAGGCGAGAATAATCAACTTTGATCAAACGTGCTGAGAATGCCAAGAATATGAAAATTGAACACTGACATTGCATATCACAATGGGGAATTAGGGAGAAGGTTGAAACAAAAGAGATTTGAATGACTGCAGCTATGACTGCATATGACTGTATGCTAataagaatgataaaaaaaaattctgtaagagAAAGGATTACAGAAGCAGTAATACTGAGGTAATGAGAAGGGTGTGGGCGGCAATACTTAAATAAGAGGAGGCGGGCCTTAGATAAGAGCCAAACCGGGGGGCACGCAGCGGAAAAATGGCGgacaaggagaagaagaagaagaaggagagtaTCCTGGACTTGTCCAAGTACATTGACAAGACCATCAGGGTGAAGTTCCAGGGAGGCCGAGAAGCCAGTGGAATCCTGAAGGGCTTTGACCCACTGCTCAACCTCGTGCTGGACGGCACCGTGGAGTACATGCGAGATCCCGACGACCAGTACAAGTTCACAGAGGACACGCGGCAGCTGGGCCTGGTGGTGTGCCGGGGCACTTCGGTGGTGCTCATCTGCCCGCAGGATGGCATGGAGGCCATCCCCAACCCCTTCATCCAGCAGCAGGAGGCCTAGTTTCCCACCCGGCCTGCCGCAGGCCCACACCCGGCCACCACAAGCCTTTTTGTAcagttgacttttttttcattgtttgtctttttaaaaaaaaataaagttgcaggggctgggaaaaaaaaagagccaaacaGTTGCTGTTGTAgccagagaaaaggagaagaatgtGGGTGCAGACATATGACGTTGGAAAATGTAGTGGTGAAACATGTGATAGGTAGAATTCTTTCCAATCATCAGCTAAGTTAGGAATAGAAACAACATGGTGGACCTTTGAAGCAAGAGGCAATAGGGGATGATAGAGGCATCTCAGACtataaatgaatgatttgactctAGGGACACATAGTTGTATTGCCAAGTAACTGCAGGCTCATGGccataaatcaaaaatgaacCCACCTGCATATTCACTAGCAATCATATTCAGAAattaaattataggcatgaaatgGGTATGAAACCTGAACCAAGATGGACAGAGGCAAGCTGCTAAATGCCTAGCCGCCAGCTGTACTTAtgttttccaagaaaatatgatacAACACAAATGTAGTTAGTGATGTGGCTCTAGCCATGAAGTTTGGTTGTCCGGTACATTTAGGATTCAGACATGGCATCAAACACCTTCTCTTTGTCCTAGCAAATCTGAATTTCACTTTCATTTCCTTGGTAATGTTTCATATTCTGTATTATTTCAAAGAATTTCCCTGGTATATTTCCTGAGGCTTCTAAAGTAGCATTCCCTTACATTAAGATAATATACTGCATCTCACATCATATTTTCCATTGTGGTtaatggaaaatacattttttctcaGTTCAGAATTTTCTCAGTTCACCATTTAAATTGGTGTTCAGATAAAGCTGGGTTTCAAGTGAGAAAGGAACTTTCTCTTGTCAAAACATAATAAGCCTTGAcataataatttcatttataGGAAAAGAGGCCAATAAAATGACCTGCACTAGAGAAAAGCTAAATGCtcaaatacttttaaattatataattatttataatgctGTAAAACTAGAAATGCCTGTGTGGTCAATACTAGAATAATGGCtcaattaattattaaaattGTACTAACAAGAGGATTTTTGACAGAATGGAGAACTATTTATGTCATaatattaagaaattttaaaatgttaaaatttagtacatgtattaaaatgtagtacaattaatttttttcaataagaTACACAGAAATCTGTAAGtaagaaaatatttgagaagcAACACAGTACAGCAGTGGATTTTAAATTTTCACATATAAAAACCAttcttgttatttaaaaaaaaaacgtagACTTCCAATTCTGGTAAAGATGGGATAATCCCATTCCTCCTAGGCCCCCCTCTCTTATACTTAAAAATCCCTGAATGTAACAGAATCAGTACACACAGGAAGACTGTGAACAGCAGAAAGAAAAGCTTATACAACCTTACTAATGACTGGGAAAAGGGAAGCCTAGTTAATAATACCCATTCTACTCCAGTCAAATGCCAAATGCTGCTTGAACTTTTAGTTTTAGTGGGACCTAAGTTGTAGATGGAGTTTAATCCCTCTCTGCAGTAACAAAGTATTGTAAacattcccttttctttccctctttctggtACTAGGAGGGTACTAGCAGAGACTACCCATgtataaggaaatgagaattgaCAACCTCTGCCACAAAGATGTCAGCGGGGCCAAGAGGTCCTTTAAACTTCTATCCTACCCATTTACAGTGAAGTACTGTACATAAACTCatacttttaaataatttctgtATCAAAACAGGCATCttcaaaacatgttttaaatacataaaattcagTAAAAATGGATCCAAAGGAGTGACAGACCACTAAAGTAGTTCTGAGAGAGAAATTACACTAATGAATATTTACATTGCACAAGGAGGAAATTTTCAAAACAAGAAATGGACCTCATACCTCATAAGCTATattaaaagaagaacaaaataaacGAAACATGCAGAGAAAAGTAAATAATCATTACAGGGGCAAAGAAAAActagataaaataaatgaaataaaaaggtaGTTCTCATGAAAAAAGTCTAGAGAACCAATAAAAGTTTAGCTTGACTAACAGTAACTTAAGAGAGGGAAAACAAATCACCAGTgttcaaaatgaaacaaagtatGTATAATCTAGCCTAAAAAATGGATATtcacaaacaaaatttaaaagttagAAAAATGGATCTCTTTCTCAAAAGCTACAAATTGCTGATCTGCATAGTTCAGTAAACATTGAAGAAACTGAATTCATGATtaaaagcctttaaaaaaaatttcaaggccaGATGGTTTCACTAGAGAACtctaacaaatatttaaagaagaatTAACAGCAATTTATACAATATCTTCTAAAGGATGGAAAAAGAGAACATATTTTATAAATCACTGTATAAGTCTAGTAGTACTCTGCCATCAAAAAATATGAAGTACAGAAAAAGGACAATAAGAAAAATTTACAACTATCACAAACTTTCTTAAAAATGAGTAAAGCAAATCAAGAAATGTGTAAGAAGGGATTTATTCTAGATATGCAAACTTCTATAAACATTCAATATGGTCAATCTGTTGCTCAGAGACAATATATCTAACTAGCAAAACTACACTTACTGGCTACTTTCAGTAATACGTTTTCATACTTGGTTAGTGTTTGAAATAAATGGCAAATCTCTAAATATTTCACcctgaaagaataaataaacattCAATAATGTCAATACAATCCATTCTCTAAGCAgggataaagaagaaaataaaacatacgATCATTTCAATTGTTGCAGAAAAAATTGACAAATTCCAGCATACATTCATATTAAACTCTCAACAAACTAGAAATAGAGGGAAACTTCCTTATCTTGATAGAGAAAAATCTACAAAAAACGCAGGTCAAGGTGAATGTTACCAAGAAATTTATATTCATAAGGCAAAGATTCCCCTTTTCAACACTTTCATTCAGCTTAATACTGGAAGTTGTATTAACATTTTCTAATTTCTCCATTTGAGGCTTTCATATCTTGAAGAATCCTGACTCACAAGAATTGCCCCCTTCCAGGGGCAATTCCTTCAGACAGTTAAGGATTTGTCAGAAAGGGTAGCTTTTATATGCAAATAATTGAACCAACACAACGTACACTCCAATCACCTCCTTTATCAATCAAGGGCCAATTTTTATCAAAATTATTTTACACCCCATTAGCAGACAACTGGGAAAAGTTCTTCCATTCCCTAGTCAATCCTAActtgtttactttattttatgtAAACCACAATAAAGGCTTTTGCCCAAGTTTTCCTCTTTCCAACTCTACCTCCGGAGGACAACAGGCATTTCTCCATGTGCCCTTCATACCTTTGCTGTTATCCCTCCTAATGGATCTAATGGATCTGCAATTATTACAAGCTCTTATCAGTGGCAACCATCTTTTAATCCATTGGGCTCACCATATCTGAATaagaaatttacatttaaaaagcaaTTCTAGACACTGCAATTAGGCAAGAAAGTGAAACAAGAATTTAAAAtgagcagaaagaaaaacagctgTGCCCTCACAGATAGCATAACTACACAAGAAATTACAGGGGATCTATAAagaaacatataaagaaaacaaacaaaaagccttcCTAGAACTAATATGAGTTCTGCAAGGCTAAAGGATaaaatgcacatacatacacacacatacacacacacacatgcacaatcaCATTTGTATACATTAACAATAAATGGAAACTGATATTAAAATCAACACCATTTACAGGtgctcaataaaaagaaaatacttatgTATAAATCGAACAAAATCAATATAGAATCTGTATCCTAAAAATCATAACACgctagtaaaataaattaaagaggACTTAAATCAATGGAACAGATTTAGCATATTCACCATAGCCATGATATCGAATCAGCCCAGATACCCTTCAGTGGAAGAAAGGATCAAGGAAcggtgatacatatacacaatggaattctatgcttccatcagaaagaatggcattgccccattcataaggaaatggaaagacctgacaaaaattatattaagcgaagtaagtcagaaccaaagaaatatagattgcatggttttttacatttgtggtaattagaatgtgcctataaatctacaaataaacacagtggatggtaaaagacaaaaattatgcATAGACATAATTTTTTAACAGTAGATTGGCATTTATATTAACTACTTTCTTTTGACctggctctggttattttttttatttaaatttatttattaattaaacaattttatttgacaaggtgttgtacaaaaagggtacagttacatagtagggcagtgtgtacatttcttgtgatatcttataccctgtttttctttcccttccctaggtcaggcagatatatatatatatatatatatatatatatatatatatatatatatatatacaatacccaatgtaccaagaacatatacagtagccacgtggcctacgccaaagaaaattcgcctaggactttaaatgtaatgtcgacattagacaatatgtcgacagtagtcttataagaacgtacatacatagcttttgagctgttgtattggactgagaggtcaattttttccctttatatgttgcgtagttgtttggttttagttacataatgttgggtcgctgactcaatcctgtgggaaataccatttgacaagcagtttttggtttcacagacctggtctctactgtctctccatcaccccatcttaacagtcatatatcagggagatcatgcccctttgttttctgtgttctaggcttgtctcactcaacattacttgttcaagttctgaccatttccctgcgaataacaatatttcaccattcctaatcgctatgtagtattccattgtgtataggtaccatattttttagatacattcgtctgtggaggggcatctgggttgtttccatattttggctattatgaattatgccgcgataaacatggaagtacaaatgtctttttgatatcttggagtttgctgtttaggatagatgcctaggagtggtatggctgggtcatagggtaggtctatattgagctttttgagaaacctccatactgttctccaaagtggttgtactaatttgcactcccaccaacaatggaggagggttcctctttccccgcacccactccagcatttgttgttgcctgagtttggagtataggccattctaactggggtgaggtggtatctcagggttgtttttatttgcatttcctttacttccagggatgttgaacatttcctcatatgtttctttgccatttttatctcttctcttgtgaagtctctctttagttcctttgcccatttcctaattggtttactgggcttggaggggcttagttttttgagttctctgtagatgacagatattaggcctttgtctgttgctgtgctggtaaagatcctttcccatatggttggctgtctttctgttttggtgcctatgtccttatctgtgcagaaactttttattttgtagtagtcccatttgttgattttctcccctaactgttgtgcccctgggactctattcaggaagttccttcctttgcctataagttctagcatctttcctactctgtccttcagtagtttcaaggattcaggtatgatgttgaggtccttgatccattttgagttgatcttggtgcatggtgataggctagggtccaccttgagttttctgcatatggctgcccagatttcccagcaccagtagttgaagaggctctgtttattccgttgtatgtctttagctcctttgtcgaatatcagctgactgtaagagtgtggttttatttctgggtcttcaattctgatccattggtcttccagtctgtttttataccaataccaggctgtttttgttatgatggccctatagtagagcttgaagtctggtattatgatacctcctgcattgctttttttgcctagaattgctttggctattctaggtcttttgctgttccatatgaatttatggattgctttctctatttcagtgaagaatgtgactgggattttgatagggattgcattgaatttgtataacagtttgggaaatatggccattttcactatattggttctgcctacccatgagcatgggaggtctttccatctccttatgtcttctttgatttcccttattagatttttatagttctcattaaataggttcatcacatccttggttaggttgatccctaggtatttttttttttggctactgtaaatggaattgtttccataatttccttttctgctagtacattgctggtgtacagaaaagctgctgacttttgtggattgattttgtatcctgctactttgcc from Perognathus longimembris pacificus isolate PPM17 chromosome 28, ASM2315922v1, whole genome shotgun sequence includes:
- the LOC125343637 gene encoding U6 snRNA-associated Sm-like protein LSm7; its protein translation is MADKEKKKKKESILDLSKYIDKTIRVKFQGGREASGILKGFDPLLNLVLDGTVEYMRDPDDQYKFTEDTRQLGLVVCRGTSVVLICPQDGMEAIPNPFIQQQEA